Genomic window (Muntiacus reevesi chromosome 6, mMunRee1.1, whole genome shotgun sequence):
ATCTTGGGTTAGAGATGCTTAttcttgttttatagataaggGGGAGGTTGAAATTCAGACAGGGCATGGAATTGAGTTAGAGTTTTGCCAACTATGCAGGAAGAAAAAACTGCTGGATTGGGAAATGCTTTTCTGTCAAATGTGCAAAAGTAAAGTGGCGATGCTAGTGTCACTTGGCGAAATTTTAATATGTgaacaatgggcttcccaggtggcaccagtggtaaagaactcacctgccaatgcaggagatgcaagaaacgcAAGTTCaatcctgggcctggaagatcccctggaggagggcatggcaatccactccagtattcttgcctcggaaatcccatagacagaggagcctggcaggctacaatccataatgTTGCAAagatcagatacaactgaagtgacttagcacatactcaCGCACATGAACAATACTCTTAGGAGGCTAAGATGGtggtttatataatataaattctaCAAAATGCTATCAGTAAAACTCTGGTGATGAAAATCACTGAAAATTGCTATTATCCAAATACATAGTATTGATATGATTTCTAAATATACAAGAGAAAAACAGCTAGTATACAAAGCTGGTAAACTGGTCTTGAggtaacatttttcattttcatttcattctggGTAATTATAATAATTAGTAAATTATTTAGTATATTATGAAGAATTAGGATAAAAAGTCCTTTTGTTACTACCTAATCCAAGAGATGAATTGTGAGCTACCCTTttcccttgtttatttttaaaaggtattgtCCAATCATGCCCTTTTATTTTATgcccactttaaaaaatttttaaagaaatgtcctAAAAGAAGTGTTCCATCTCACACTTCTTTAGGTCTTGCATTTCAATGTCATGTGCTGTTAGTTGCTCCAAGAACTGGACAGTCATTTTCTCCATCCCTGGTGCCAGGCGCTCACTTTCTGGGGAAGCAGTACCCACAGGaccagggaggcaggagaggaggcgTCACTGTGGCTTTCCAAGGagtgtcttctcttttctctctgagaGAAATACTCAGGAGGGCAGGTTCTTCCCCAGTCTGGCCCCTTCTTGCTTTAAACCAGAATACGTGAGCAGGTTCCTGGGTTATAGGCATGCCCTTGGGACACTGAGGTGATAAACCCGGGTAGGATGATGGCAGGATGAGAAGGTGGGAAGATGGTCCTTTGTGACCCCCTCAGGTCACGTCATCAGACTCCACACTTCCCAGGCGACTCATGGCATGAACTATTAAGCTGGTGCAAAAGTGTAATTTTTGCTtcgttgaactttgccatttgatactggaatacattcttaaatgtggttatgttatatatcattttaatgctCATTTCTTGCTTCATGTTTTTGGCAAATgaattattacttgctgtttactttatatgtattttagactatggaaatgatgctaGACAAAAAACAAATTCGAGTGATTTTCTTGAGTTCAAAATGGtccataaagcagcagagacaacttgcaacatcgaCAATGCATTTggtccaggaactgctaacaaatgtacaatgcagtggtggttcaagaagttttgcaaaggagacgagagccttgaagatgaggaacgTAGTGGCATGCCgtcagaagttgacaatgaccaactgagagcCACCATAAAAGCTGATCAGAGGCTGACAATGACAAACTGCGAGCATCATCAAAGTTGATCTTCGTACAACTATATGAGGAGGTGCCCAAGAACTCAATGTTGACCATCCTATGGTCATTTGGCATCTGAAGCAAGTTGGAAAGGTGGAAAAGTTTGGTAAGTGGGTACCTCATGAGCTGAccgcaaataaaaaaaaaaaatcgtcgttttgaaatgtcatcttctcttagTCTATTCAACAAACAATGGaccatttctcaatcagattgtgaTGTGCGATGAAAACTGGACTTTATAAGGACAACCAGTTCAGTGGTTGGAACTAGAAAAAGCTCCATAGCACTTccaaaagccaaacttgcaccaaaaaaggggtcatggtcactgttttgTGGTCTGCTGaccatctgatccactacagcttctTGAATCCCAGCGAAAATATCACATCTCCGAGAAATATGCTCAGCGAATCAGTGAGATACACCCAAAACTACAAAactgcagccagcattggtcaacagaaaggccCCAATTCTTCACCACAACAATGCCCTaccacaaccaacacttcaaaagttaaaCAAGTTGgtctatgaagttttgcctcatcaaccatattcacctgacttcTCCCAGACCaaataccacttcttcaagcatctcaacaactttttgcaggggcAATGCTTCCACAAGCAGCAAGACAcagaaatgctttccaagagtctgTTGAAACCCGAAGTATAGATTTTTATGCTAcgggaataaacaaacttatttcttgttggcaagaacgtgttgactgtaatggttcctattttgattaatcaCGATATGTTTgaacctagttataatgatttaaaattcaaggtCTGAAAccataattacttttgcaccaacctaatacgcAGAGGTGGCTGTGAGGGGTATTCCATTCCTTTTCCTGCGCCAGGACACTCCTTGGGAAGAAGGGCATGCTTCCCAGTCTTCCAGGAGCAAGTCCTCCAGGGCTCAAGGAACAAAAAGAGACGCTGGCTGAGTGACGGGGGGATCTGAGATGTGGATTCTAACTCCCAGATTGAGTCTAAAAGTGTGTGAGAGGGAGGCCCCTTCCCAAGAGAAAACAACCAAACCAACTCACCAGGAGAGCCGGCCAGAGCTTGGAGACCGAGAcacgggggcggggtgggggcggggctggaAGCTCAGACCCCGCCCCCGGAAGCCTACAGCGCTTCCCCGCCCGCGCTAAGGTCTCACAGACACACGCACGCCGGGATGCACGCACGCACGTTGGGGGCTGAACCGGTAGCAGTACGCAGGCGCACAAGCCCGCGCGCTTTTCGGAAGCCTCAGGTCGGCGGGCTTGGGAGGCTAAGGCCGCGGTGGGGCGCGGGGCCGGGAAGGCTGAAGAGCGAGTGGCTTCACGTGCGAGCAGGCCAACCCGGGAGTGTGGTGTCGCGGCTGGTAAGGCTCCGGCAGCGGCGGGTCCGGAGCCGGCCTCTGGGGAGGCGGTGTCCCGGGGGCCGGGCGTGCGGCGCTCTCCGGAGGCTCCGCGGGGAGAGGCGGGGCGAGGCTTGGAGCCAGAAGGGTGGGCCTGCACCTGAGGTCAGGGCCAGCGGGCAGTGGGCGGTCCCTCCCTGTGAGCGCCGCAGGCTCCGCCCTCCGCAGCCGGGTCAGCGCGGTAACCTGTCCCTAGGGGCGCTCCTCCGGTGCAGGGGGAGGGTCGATGAGGTGGGAAACACCTACTGTCTGCACCAACGCCGCGTCCTACAACACGCAGGGAAAACCCCAGAAGATGGGACTGCAGCTCATACATCACTGCCGAGTAACCGTTGTAGAGATCTAGGAAGTGGTGCCCCGGGCCAGGCTGTGCAGCTGAGGGGCGCTGGCCAAGCCATCTTTGGTTTGTGTGTCCGTAGTCCTTGGGTGAATGATTGTgttgaaaggaaaaaggaagacttGAGAGGTGAATGTTAAAGAAATCGGAAAGGATGGAAAGGAAAGAGCAGGGTATTGGGGGCAGTGATTAGAACGCTGAGCCTTTGGAAGAATCCCAGGATTGCAGACGATAGGATGGTATGACGCTGTGGGAGAGGAATAGGATGTTCATGGTAACAAGAAAGTGGGTTGTAAGTGACTTCCAAGTCACCTCTCTTGCAATTTCTCATTTCTGGTATTGATTAATGGGATTAAAATAGGGTAAAATGGAATAGTGGAAAGAGGGATAAATTGTCACGAGATGTCAGTTTTAGTTTTGACTTTATAGCTGTAAGCAAATTAGGATCTCTCtgagtgtttatttttttcaaaaatattacagAGGTTTATGAACAGCTACTTGCAATATGACTGATTCTTTGTTAGGGTTCATGGGAGAAAGCTATATTAAGCATGGCTCTTGCACCAAAATAACCTGCTGATTATTAAGCTATAGTTACAGGTAATTTCaaaggtaaaatttaaaatacataaagttcTTGGTTTTTACTTTACTGCAGTACCCTTAGGGAGCTTCAACATTTTCTTACACATTTTTCTTGTGGATAGTCAGGTAAATTCTACACATCCACCAACATTCATCTATACATTCATCGACAGTTccgtaaaaataattttaatttaatgtaagGCGGCATATAAGACTAACATGAGGGGAAAAAGATCTAAAATAAAGCACTTTACTACCCACTCGTTCTCATGTTTCATCACAACAGCTTCACTTTTTAAAGCATCCTGTGAAACTGGGAAATTGTGAGAGATTCTGGGGCATCCTGTTTTAAGTGCTCATCTACCTGTTTCAAATTCTTGGAAACGTTTAGTATGTGATAATTGTGCGTTTGTTAAACGTTTAGTATGTGATAATTGTGCGTTTGTTATCAATAATTATTTGATTAACAAATAATTTGTGTGTGTTAACAAAATAATTTgtgttaacaaatatttgttaacaaATAATTGTGTGTTTGTTATCTGTGACCTTTGGTGGCACTGTGAAGGGCATTTTGTTCATGGTAAAGTGCATATGAACTGCAGTGAAACTGCTCATGTGTAAATTCTGGCACCATTgctcactggctgtgtgacctcagctTAAGTTTCTGAACTCTCAGCCTCAGTATCTGCATTTGTGCATTAAAGAGGCTAATAGTAATTTTCAGGtattttcatattcattattTGACTTGATTCTCACAATGatttctctcattttacagataaaactgAAGGCCCAGCAATAGGAAAAAGCCAACATGACATTGTTCCTCTGATTGTCCTTAGAGACCAGATTTATACCCTTCTGCTTGACttggtttgttttgctttacTTGTCTCTAGTTCCATTGTTTTCCATGTTGCCGCCACTATCTTTGATCTTCCTGCATTTAATGTTTGTGGTGGTTCTGGGGAGAGTGACCTATTAACTGACTAGGCCCAGGGCCCTGACAGGACCCAAGACTTTCCAGAGGGTGGTCCTTTGAAGTGCCCTCAGAATGCCCAGACACCTTTGGTCACTAACACCACCCTCTAAACCTGGTGAATGTTTTTCCTATTCACAGGGAAAATTGTTATATAACTAAAACAGTttaagccatcagttcagttcagttcagttgctcagtcgtgtccgactctgtgaccccatgaatcgcagcacatcaggcctccttgtccatcaccaactcctggagtttactcaaaactcatgtccattgagttggtgatgccataacAGAGCATTATTAACTCTTTAATCTTTTATATCTTTGGTGTTTGAAAGCTATGATTAAGTGGATGTTTCCACTATAAACAGCCTTTCCTTATAAatttactttataaataaaaagtcCAGTGTGCCTTCCTTAAGATGggcaaagattttaaaagtatgtttaaaGTGTTATGTCTTTGCTTCCGTctaaactgaatttttttcacCTTTGTTGTAGAGCCTCTAAAATGCAGGCCTCCAGCTCCAGGTCTGTGCACCTAAGTGACTGGCAGAAGAATTACTTTGCACTTACATCTGGCACATGTACACCAGGACAGAAGGCAGATGCCTACCGGGCACAGATACTCCGCATTCAGTATGCATGGGCAAACTCTGATATCTCCCAGGTCTGTGCTGCTACACTGTTCAGGAAATACGCAGAGAAATATTCTGCAGTTATCGATTCTGACAATGTTGAAACTGGCTTGAATAACTATGCAGAAAGCATTTTAACTCTTGCAAGATCTCAGCAAACTGACAGTGACAGATGGAAGTCTGGATTGTCAATAAATAATGTGTTCAAACTGAGCAATGTGCAGGAGATGATGCGTGCTGGCAAGAAATCCAAAGACTCTCTGTTGGCACCTGCTGATGCATCATTGGTCATCCACAAAGAGGCCACTGTCTCCGACCTTCCTGCATTTAGCATTTGTGGTGGTTCTGGAGAGAGTGACCTGTTGACTGACTCAGCCCATGGTGCTGACAGGACTCAAGAGTTTCCGGAGGGTGGTCCTTTGAAGTGCCCTCAGAGTGCCCAGTCGCCTCTAGTCACTGACACCACTAAGACGTGTCCTGTAGCCTCAGCGCCTTTTGGTGAGTCGGCCCCTGCAAAGTTCCATGCCAAACCATTGTTTGGGAatgtcaaaaaggaaaataacagctTTCTCAAAGGCAACATAGGACCAAATGTGCTCTCATCTAATCAGCcttgttttccttccttctgtgaaAATGCACGGGACAGAAAAGCTTTTTATGGTGCCGGCACCATCGATGCACTTTCCACCCCAGCACTGAATAAGGCTTGTAGTAAAACAGAAGATAACGGCCAAAGAGGGGAGAGCAGCCTGCCTGCCTTTAAAACTGCAAAGGAACAGTTATGGGTAGATCAGCAGAAAAAGTACCACCAGCCCCAGCGTGCATCAGGGTCTTCATATGGCGGAGTGAAAAAGTCTCTGGGGGCTGGTAGATCTCGAGGGATATTTGGAAAGTTTGTTCCTCCTGTACCTAAGCAAGATGGGGGAGATCCGGGTGGGGGGATGCAGTATAAGCCTCAGGGTGCAGGTGCTGCAGACCCAGCACATCCCATGGACGAACGTCTGAAGAACTTGGAGCCCAGAATGATTGAACTTATTATGAATGAGATTATGGATCAGGGACCTCCAGTAAATTGGGACGATATTGCAGGTGTGGAATTTGCCAAGGCCACGATAAAGGAGATCGTTGTGTGGCCCATGTTGCGGCCAGACATCTTCACTGGCCTTCGAGGACCCCCTAAAGGCATTCTGCTCTTTGGTCCTCCTGGCACTGGTAAGACTCTGATTGGCAAGTGCATTGCTAGTCAGGCTGGGGCAACGTTTTTCAGTATCTCTGCTTCCTCCTTGACTTCCAAGTGGGTGGGTGAGGGGGAGAAAATGGTCCGTGCATTGTTTGCAGTAGCAAGATGTCAGCAACCAGCTGTGATATTTATTGATGAGATTGATTCCCTGTTATCTCAACGTGGAGATGGTGAGCATGAATCTTCTAGAAGGATAAAAACTGAATTTCTAGTTCAGTTAGATGGGGCAGCCACATCTTCTGAAGACCGTATTCTAGTGGTGGGAGCGACCAACCGGCCACAAGAAATTGACGAGGCTGCCCGGAGAAGGCTGGTGAAAAGGCTGTATATTCCCCTCCCAGAAGCTTCAGCCAGGAAACAGATAGTAGTTAATCTGATGTCCAAGGAGCAGTGCTGCCTCAGTGAGGAGGAGCTCGCGCTGGTGATGCAGCATTCTGACGGGTTCTCCGGGGCAGACATGACTCAGCTGTGCCGGGAGGCATCTCTGGGTCCTATTCGCAGTTTGCAGGCTGCTGACATTGCCACCATAACGCCTGATCAAGTTCGCCCAATAACTTACAGTGACTTTGAAAATGCTTTCAAAACTGTGCGACCTAGTGTGTCTCCGGAAGATTTAGAGCTTTATGAAAACTGGAATAGGACTTTTGGTTGTGGAAGATAAATGGGACACTTAGGATGGCATCTTTGTAGTCTTGTCTTTCCACTTTTTATTATAGCAAGGAAATTAATGAATTGCTTGTGAAATGTATATTCTGAATCTGTAcctcaaaataaaatagaataacagTATGTTAACTTTTACAATTGATTGACTTAGACTATATTAATATAagctcaattttcattccagttgtTTCCTGATATTTAAGCCTATACATACAAGATAGGAAtgcactttttttgttttgttgctaagaGGTCTTTTCAGGATGTATGTTGTGATGAATAGTAAGCtcaaacagaaactttaaaaaaattgtgatttGTGCATGAGGATGTATCTGACTTACATGCATGTTTTATTGAAGAAAGTTTCTTGTGCGGATCACATCATGCTTAGTGTTGGCTAGTATAGTGGTTTATATTAGAAACTGAgtgttgtttgctgttgtttagtgatCTCAACCAAAGCTATAGTAAAAATGCCAGTTTTTAGTTTGTGTGGCTTATAACCTCTTAATGGTTTCCTTCCTTTATCAAGACTGAACATGTTCAGAAATAGGTGAATGTAGTATCAGAGGCATCCacagaagagaaaggggaagaatgGGTTTTTCCAGGGGGTAGGTGATATttacaattaatattttatttgatacTACTTTATAGCCTGTAGGGTTGGTCtcattcaaaaatgtttttaagtttttcagatacactatttcattttctaaataatacATATTCTGCATAGAAACATTACAAAATAGAGgtgaacaaaagaaaataaaaatcactgttaTCTTGCCATTTTGAGGAACATACTGTTAACATTTGTGTTGCTTCTTCCAGATGTTTTATATAGGAGCAGGGTTCTGCTCTGTGTTCTTATTTgtagtttgcttttttctttaaagtatatGAGTCATCATCTTCCACATTGACATCTATGACATCTTCCCTTAGTGTCTGGGATCCTGTTGTATGGGTGGTGTATAATTTAGTTAGCCCTCTGTTGGAGGACTTTTAAATCAGGTCATTAGGTTCACCTTTGTTTATTGTAAACaggaagagatctttagtctttcccattctactgttttcctctatttctttgcattgatccctgaggaaggctttcttatctctccttgctattctttggaactctgcattcaaatgggtatatctttccttttttcctttgcttttcacttcccttcttttcacagctatttgtaaggcctcctcagacagctattttgctttttttgcatttctttttcttggggatggtcttgattgctgtctcatgtacaatgtcatgaacctccatccatagttcatcaggcagtctgtctatcagatctaggccaaaatttgcctgttactccaggtgtttcttgacttcctacttttgcattccagtccactataaagaaaagaacatttttggggatgttagttctagaaggtcttgtaggtcttcatagaactgttcagctttgTCAgctttactggtcagggcatagacttggattactgtgatattggatggtttgccttggaaacgaacagatcattctgtcatttttgagattgcatccaagtactgtatttcggaatcttctgttgactatgatggctactccattt
Coding sequences:
- the FIGNL1 gene encoding fidgetin-like protein 1, producing the protein MQASSSRSVHLSDWQKNYFALTSGTCTPGQKADAYRAQILRIQYAWANSDISQVCAATLFRKYAEKYSAVIDSDNVETGLNNYAESILTLARSQQTDSDRWKSGLSINNVFKLSNVQEMMRAGKKSKDSLLAPADASLVIHKEATVSDLPAFSICGGSGESDLLTDSAHGADRTQEFPEGGPLKCPQSAQSPLVTDTTKTCPVASAPFGESAPAKFHAKPLFGNVKKENNSFLKGNIGPNVLSSNQPCFPSFCENARDRKAFYGAGTIDALSTPALNKACSKTEDNGQRGESSLPAFKTAKEQLWVDQQKKYHQPQRASGSSYGGVKKSLGAGRSRGIFGKFVPPVPKQDGGDPGGGMQYKPQGAGAADPAHPMDERLKNLEPRMIELIMNEIMDQGPPVNWDDIAGVEFAKATIKEIVVWPMLRPDIFTGLRGPPKGILLFGPPGTGKTLIGKCIASQAGATFFSISASSLTSKWVGEGEKMVRALFAVARCQQPAVIFIDEIDSLLSQRGDGEHESSRRIKTEFLVQLDGAATSSEDRILVVGATNRPQEIDEAARRRLVKRLYIPLPEASARKQIVVNLMSKEQCCLSEEELALVMQHSDGFSGADMTQLCREASLGPIRSLQAADIATITPDQVRPITYSDFENAFKTVRPSVSPEDLELYENWNRTFGCGR